A section of the Pseudomonas flavescens genome encodes:
- a CDS encoding MFS transporter codes for MLMQQVETEPLPEKVNSQANISARLERLPITRQVFWARNIIGAATFFDGYTVIAIAYAMPVLAKEWSLSGTQIGMILSAGYLGQLFGALLFGWLAERIGRMKVLTFTILLFVSMDVACLFASSAAMMIAFRFIQGIGTGGEVPVASAYINELIGSKKRGKFFLLYEVMFLLGLVGAGIIGYFLVPIYGWKAMFAVGLVPAMLLIPLRFFLFESPRWLASKGRLDEADRIVTRLENSAVKAGKTLQPAVEVPQMHGINNKGGWKELFKGIYFKRSLVIWAMWFGSYMVANGLITWLPTLYRQHFHLPLETSLAYGFMTSAAGVVAAVICALLIDKVGRRRWYIGALFLAAIPLAILATTGATAPIKILVLAGLGYALVQTVTFSLYLYSAELYPTRLRALGTGVGSAWLRLGSALGPIIVGFTVSGVGVQYVFGIFAVVLLMTAVITASFAIETKGRILEELSP; via the coding sequence ATGTTGATGCAGCAAGTTGAAACTGAGCCCTTGCCAGAGAAAGTAAATAGTCAGGCGAATATAAGTGCTCGCCTAGAACGACTCCCTATTACAAGGCAAGTGTTTTGGGCCAGGAATATTATTGGCGCCGCCACGTTCTTCGATGGCTACACGGTTATTGCCATTGCCTACGCGATGCCGGTACTGGCCAAGGAGTGGAGCCTTAGCGGTACCCAGATCGGTATGATCCTCTCTGCCGGTTATTTGGGGCAGCTGTTCGGTGCCTTGCTCTTTGGATGGCTGGCCGAAAGAATCGGGCGTATGAAGGTGCTGACGTTCACCATCTTGCTGTTTGTGTCGATGGACGTGGCCTGTCTGTTTGCCTCCAGTGCCGCGATGATGATCGCATTCAGGTTCATACAGGGCATCGGCACGGGAGGGGAAGTTCCGGTGGCGAGCGCCTATATAAACGAGCTGATTGGATCCAAGAAGCGAGGGAAGTTCTTTCTTCTGTACGAAGTCATGTTTTTGCTGGGTCTGGTAGGAGCCGGGATTATTGGCTACTTCCTCGTACCGATCTACGGCTGGAAAGCGATGTTCGCGGTAGGCCTGGTCCCCGCCATGCTGCTGATTCCACTTCGCTTCTTCCTGTTCGAGTCGCCGCGCTGGCTGGCGTCTAAGGGACGTCTGGACGAGGCTGACCGGATTGTCACCCGTCTGGAAAACAGCGCCGTTAAAGCCGGCAAGACACTGCAACCTGCAGTCGAAGTGCCGCAGATGCATGGGATCAATAACAAGGGTGGCTGGAAAGAACTTTTCAAAGGCATCTATTTCAAGCGCTCCCTCGTGATCTGGGCCATGTGGTTTGGCTCCTATATGGTCGCTAACGGACTTATTACCTGGCTGCCTACACTCTACCGTCAACATTTCCATCTGCCCCTTGAAACCAGCCTGGCCTATGGCTTTATGACCTCAGCCGCCGGTGTCGTCGCCGCTGTGATATGTGCGCTTCTGATTGATAAAGTCGGCCGACGTCGTTGGTATATAGGCGCCTTGTTTCTCGCAGCCATACCACTGGCAATATTGGCAACGACAGGTGCAACCGCGCCTATCAAGATATTGGTGCTGGCAGGATTGGGATATGCGTTGGTCCAGACAGTGACTTTTTCGCTCTATCTGTATTCGGCGGAACTCTATCCTACTCGTCTAAGAGCCCTGGGTACGGGCGTAGGCAGTGCCTGGCTAAGGTTGGGTTCGGCATTGGGGCCGATCATTGTAGGGTTTACTGTTTCCGGCGTGGGTGTTCAATATGTGTTCGGCATATTTGCGGTGGTTTTATTGATGACAGCCGTGATCACTGCCTCTTTCGCCATTGAAACCAAAGGCCGGATTCTGGAAGAACTTTCGCCATAG
- a CDS encoding IclR family transcriptional regulator, with amino-acid sequence MAPRTPVKNQPTDAAGEDKNQRSTVQSLAKGFRVLEAFTAESDELTLSQIADKADLDPGTTYRMLNTLVDLGYVSRIPESKRFSLTLKILNLGFHAIAHTDLRSLVRPVLRGLVSETSEAASFAVLQGADVLYLERVRAGITRLGVDIRIGTTVPACQTAIGQSILAFLSEQEVARIEALSSATPLIGKTLAKPLFKVLEQIRKDGYLITDSLFAEGLRILAVPVLDIDGYPVGAISIAAPAVRCSIEELERRALALTMVAAKNIGRALQASGSVNSSL; translated from the coding sequence ATGGCTCCACGTACCCCAGTAAAAAACCAACCCACGGACGCCGCTGGCGAAGATAAAAATCAACGCAGCACTGTTCAGTCACTGGCTAAGGGATTCCGCGTTCTAGAGGCCTTCACTGCGGAAAGTGATGAGCTTACGTTGAGCCAGATCGCTGACAAGGCGGATCTGGATCCAGGCACCACCTACCGTATGCTGAATACGCTGGTAGACCTCGGATATGTCTCTCGAATACCTGAAAGCAAGCGATTTTCCTTAACGCTTAAGATCCTTAATCTGGGCTTTCATGCAATCGCACACACAGACCTGCGTAGTCTGGTCCGTCCTGTTTTGAGGGGGCTCGTCAGCGAAACTAGTGAAGCCGCCAGTTTCGCTGTTCTGCAGGGCGCAGACGTGCTGTATCTGGAGCGTGTAAGAGCCGGTATTACTAGGTTGGGTGTGGATATTCGTATCGGCACCACCGTTCCAGCCTGTCAGACAGCGATTGGCCAATCGATCCTAGCATTCCTCTCCGAGCAAGAAGTCGCACGCATTGAGGCGCTTTCCTCCGCTACGCCACTCATCGGTAAAACGCTCGCTAAGCCGCTTTTCAAGGTATTGGAGCAAATTCGAAAGGACGGGTACTTGATTACAGATTCGCTGTTCGCCGAGGGGCTTAGAATCCTGGCCGTTCCGGTGTTGGATATCGACGGCTATCCTGTCGGCGCCATCAGTATCGCAGCGCCAGCAGTGCGATGCTCCATCGAGGAACTAGAACGCCGAGCGCTGGCATTGACAATGGTAGCAGCGAAGAATATCGGTCGAGCGCTCCAAGCTAGCGGAAGCGTGAACTCAAGCCTTTGA
- a CDS encoding conjugal transfer protein TraG yields MRGTTVLYGQVLIVLGITLSGVWIATQWTASQLGHQPRLGSAWFELGETPIYHPWRLLEWWFFFDAYAPEVFNAGGAIAASSSLLALAVAIVMAIWRARQAGRVTTYGTARWADADEVREAGLRQSAGVFLGLFEQTYLRHEGPEHVLAFAPTRSGKGVGLVVPTLLSWPASAVIHDIKGENWSLTAGWRSRFSHCLLFNPTDPASAAYNPLLEVRRGTHEVRDVQNIADVLVDPEGALERRNHWEKTSHALLVGAILHVLYAEQDKTLCGVANFLSDPACPFEVTLHKMMVTPHLKNAPHPIVASAAREVLNKSENERSGVLSTAMSFLGLYRDPTVAQVTSRCDWRITDLISAEHPVSLYLVVPPSDISRTKPLIRLLLNQIGRRLTESLEANDSLARRHKLLLMLDEFPALGRLDFFESALAFMAGYGLRAFLIAQSLNQIDKAYGQNHSILDNCHVRVTFATNDERTAKRISETLGTATELRLQRNYAGHRLAPWLGHLMVSRQETARPLLTPGEVMQLPAEESVVMLAGHAPIRAKKLRYFTDDNFQTRVLPAPQLEPGRYADAPTPRADDWSNLQLPEAQEAQPIGDSTRLAPVGGSHLDYQHDLIESRQLQASADVSSDLFLLDEDDMPCAFPCQPDPDFQRSARLAALDPDDGVAL; encoded by the coding sequence ATGCGAGGCACGACGGTACTTTACGGCCAGGTACTGATAGTTTTGGGCATCACCCTTTCGGGGGTGTGGATCGCAACCCAGTGGACGGCCTCCCAACTGGGTCACCAGCCACGCCTGGGATCGGCATGGTTCGAACTGGGTGAAACCCCCATCTACCATCCGTGGCGATTGCTGGAGTGGTGGTTCTTCTTTGATGCCTACGCGCCGGAAGTCTTCAATGCCGGCGGTGCCATAGCGGCCAGTAGCAGCTTGCTGGCTCTGGCCGTTGCCATCGTCATGGCCATCTGGCGTGCGCGTCAGGCCGGTCGTGTCACCACCTACGGCACTGCCCGCTGGGCCGACGCGGATGAGGTGCGAGAGGCTGGGCTAAGACAGTCGGCCGGGGTATTCCTCGGGCTATTCGAGCAAACCTACTTGCGTCATGAAGGTCCTGAGCACGTCTTGGCTTTCGCCCCAACCCGCTCAGGTAAAGGCGTGGGACTGGTAGTTCCTACCCTGCTTTCCTGGCCGGCGTCCGCGGTCATCCACGATATCAAAGGCGAGAACTGGAGTCTGACTGCAGGGTGGCGTTCACGCTTTTCGCACTGCCTGCTATTCAACCCAACAGATCCGGCATCAGCCGCCTACAACCCTCTCCTCGAAGTTCGTCGCGGTACCCACGAGGTGCGCGATGTGCAGAACATTGCCGACGTACTGGTCGACCCTGAAGGTGCACTAGAACGCCGAAACCATTGGGAGAAAACCAGCCACGCGCTGCTGGTCGGCGCCATCTTGCACGTGCTCTACGCAGAGCAGGACAAGACACTCTGCGGCGTGGCCAACTTTCTTTCCGATCCTGCCTGTCCGTTCGAAGTGACCCTGCACAAGATGATGGTCACCCCGCACCTGAAAAATGCACCACATCCGATCGTTGCGTCTGCAGCACGGGAGGTTCTGAACAAGAGTGAAAACGAGCGCTCAGGCGTACTGTCCACGGCGATGTCCTTTCTCGGTCTGTACCGAGACCCGACCGTTGCACAGGTCACGTCACGCTGCGATTGGCGGATCACAGATCTCATTTCCGCCGAGCACCCGGTGTCGCTGTATCTGGTCGTCCCCCCATCCGATATTAGCCGTACCAAGCCGCTCATACGCCTGCTCCTCAATCAGATCGGACGGCGACTGACCGAGTCGCTCGAAGCTAATGACAGCCTCGCACGTCGGCACAAGCTGCTGCTCATGCTCGACGAGTTTCCGGCTCTGGGTCGCTTGGACTTCTTCGAATCTGCGCTCGCCTTCATGGCCGGATATGGGCTGCGTGCATTCCTGATTGCCCAGTCGCTCAACCAGATCGACAAGGCCTACGGCCAAAACCACTCGATTCTGGACAACTGCCATGTTCGGGTGACGTTTGCGACCAACGATGAGCGCACCGCAAAGCGCATTTCCGAAACCTTGGGTACCGCAACAGAGCTGCGCCTTCAACGCAACTACGCCGGCCACCGTCTAGCCCCCTGGCTGGGCCATTTGATGGTGTCCCGTCAGGAGACAGCCAGACCCTTGTTGACGCCTGGGGAAGTGATGCAGCTTCCAGCCGAAGAGTCCGTCGTGATGCTCGCAGGCCATGCGCCGATACGGGCCAAGAAGTTGCGCTACTTCACCGATGACAACTTTCAAACGCGCGTGCTGCCGGCACCTCAATTGGAGCCTGGACGATATGCCGATGCACCCACACCTCGTGCTGATGACTGGAGCAATTTGCAGCTGCCCGAGGCGCAAGAGGCCCAGCCGATCGGCGACTCGACCCGCTTGGCGCCAGTCGGAGGCAGCCACCTGGATTACCAGCACGACCTGATCGAATCACGCCAGCTGCAGGCTTCGGCTGACGTCTCCAGTGATCTTTTCCTTCTCGATGAAGACGACATGCCTTGTGCATTCCCATGCCAGCCAGATCCTGACTTTCAACGTTCGGCAAGGCTGGCGGCCCTTGATCCTGACGATGGAGTTGCCTTATGA
- a CDS encoding ribbon-helix-helix domain-containing protein encodes MSRARLNLFIQPEHAKRLNELAIKKGVSKSSIVATALASWLAPQAGEQRDTAIAKRLDRLSRQFERLERDQNILVETMALYIRYYLTVSTPVPEAHLEAARAQGKLRFAQFVEQLGRHLQRGRSLVTDLQAAEPQSTHHHGGDHQ; translated from the coding sequence ATGAGTCGCGCCCGTTTGAACCTATTCATTCAGCCCGAGCATGCAAAACGCCTCAATGAACTCGCGATCAAAAAGGGCGTATCCAAGTCCTCGATCGTGGCCACTGCCCTCGCCTCCTGGCTTGCGCCCCAGGCTGGCGAGCAGCGTGACACGGCCATAGCCAAACGACTGGATCGTCTGTCACGACAATTCGAACGCCTGGAACGCGATCAGAACATTCTCGTTGAAACCATGGCGCTCTACATCCGCTACTACCTGACGGTCAGCACACCGGTGCCCGAGGCACACCTGGAGGCAGCACGTGCACAGGGCAAGCTGCGCTTCGCTCAGTTCGTAGAGCAACTGGGCCGTCACCTTCAGCGAGGCCGCAGTCTGGTCACAGACCTGCAAGCGGCTGAGCCTCAGAGCACTCATCACCATGGCGGTGATCATCAATGA
- the trbB gene encoding P-type conjugative transfer ATPase TrbB, which produces MSSAAFSVAAAAEASLDRRTRMLRTAMGPLIAAALDDPDVVEVMLNPDGVLWSDRLTEGRVRLGTLPPEDGERIIRLVAAHVGAEAHRTKPLLSAELPETGERFEGVLPPVASAPTFALRKRSCGVISLGQYVADGILSCDQAQYLQAAVRDRQNILVAGGTGTGKTTLANALLEEVVSTNDRVLVLEDTIELQCPVHDHVALRTKPGLVSMADLVRSTLRLRPDRVVVGEVRGGEALDLIKAWGTGHPGGIATIHAGSAQGALLRLEQLILEVALTAPRALIAETVNLVVFLSGRGRSRHVQQIARVMGHDSHGYQLASIDTLLRTRDSQGERS; this is translated from the coding sequence ATGAGCAGCGCCGCCTTCTCCGTAGCGGCTGCCGCTGAAGCCTCATTGGATCGCCGCACCCGCATGCTGCGTACCGCGATGGGCCCGCTGATCGCTGCCGCACTCGACGACCCCGACGTGGTTGAAGTGATGCTCAATCCCGACGGGGTGCTCTGGTCAGATCGACTTACCGAAGGGCGCGTCCGTCTGGGCACCCTGCCCCCTGAGGATGGTGAACGGATCATTCGCTTGGTGGCTGCGCACGTTGGCGCCGAAGCACACCGTACAAAGCCATTGCTCAGCGCTGAACTGCCAGAGACGGGTGAGCGATTCGAAGGCGTTCTCCCCCCCGTGGCAAGTGCCCCAACCTTCGCCTTGCGCAAACGCTCCTGCGGCGTCATCTCCCTGGGGCAGTACGTAGCTGATGGAATACTCAGTTGCGATCAAGCGCAGTACCTGCAGGCAGCGGTGCGCGACCGGCAAAACATTCTGGTCGCAGGTGGTACGGGTACCGGCAAGACGACGCTCGCCAACGCCCTGCTCGAGGAAGTTGTCAGCACCAATGATCGCGTCCTGGTGCTTGAAGACACCATCGAACTGCAGTGCCCAGTCCATGACCACGTTGCTCTGCGAACGAAACCCGGACTCGTTTCCATGGCGGATCTGGTGCGTAGCACGCTGCGCTTGCGACCTGACCGGGTCGTGGTGGGTGAGGTGCGCGGAGGTGAAGCGCTGGATCTGATAAAGGCCTGGGGAACTGGCCACCCGGGTGGTATCGCGACCATCCATGCCGGCTCTGCTCAAGGTGCCCTGCTTCGTCTCGAGCAACTGATTCTCGAGGTTGCGCTCACAGCGCCCCGCGCGTTGATCGCCGAGACGGTCAACCTGGTGGTTTTCCTGTCCGGCCGCGGGCGAAGCCGGCACGTCCAGCAGATTGCCCGTGTCATGGGACACGACAGCCACGGTTACCAGCTCGCGTCCATCGACACCCTACTTCGTACCCGTGATAGCCAGGGAGAACGGTCATGA
- a CDS encoding TrbC/VirB2 family protein produces MTRLFAHARQRIFHALLGAMIHLSLPAIALAAGSGMPWEGPLQSILDSVQGPVARIIAVIIIIATGLALAFGDTSGGFRKLIQIVFGLSIAFAASSFFLSFFSFAGGATV; encoded by the coding sequence ATGACACGTCTCTTCGCGCATGCTCGCCAGCGCATCTTTCACGCCTTGCTGGGAGCCATGATCCACCTCAGCCTGCCAGCAATAGCCCTTGCTGCCGGGTCAGGCATGCCGTGGGAAGGGCCGCTGCAGTCAATCCTCGATTCGGTACAGGGGCCTGTCGCGCGAATCATCGCGGTGATCATCATCATCGCCACGGGGCTAGCCCTTGCGTTCGGCGATACCAGCGGCGGGTTTCGCAAACTGATCCAGATCGTTTTCGGCCTCTCGATCGCCTTCGCGGCTTCGTCGTTCTTTCTCAGCTTCTTCAGCTTTGCAGGGGGAGCGACGGTATGA
- a CDS encoding VirB3 family type IV secretion system protein: MNGERMTGFEVPLHRSLSEPILLGGAPRNVAILNGTLAAVVGLGLQLWIPGLVLWVVSHSLAVWGARLDPQFLPVFARHIKQRALLDV; encoded by the coding sequence ATGAACGGTGAACGCATGACCGGCTTCGAAGTGCCGCTGCACCGCTCGCTGTCCGAGCCAATCCTGCTCGGCGGCGCACCACGCAATGTCGCGATCCTCAACGGCACACTAGCAGCGGTGGTAGGCCTGGGCCTTCAGCTATGGATTCCTGGCTTGGTGCTATGGGTCGTCAGCCATTCGCTTGCGGTCTGGGGCGCGCGGCTGGATCCCCAGTTTCTGCCGGTCTTCGCAAGGCACATCAAGCAGCGCGCGTTGCTGGACGTGTGA
- the trbE gene encoding conjugal transfer protein TrbE, whose protein sequence is MMNLSEFQRRPAQLADWLPWAGLIAPGVVLNKDGAFQRTLRFRGPDMDSATQGELLALSARLNNALRRLGSGWALFIDAERLAASDYPQSAFPDALSWLVDHERRAAFEAQGSHFESAYHLTLLYLAPEETHSRAAGLLFERQTQQRVDWREQLAGFIAESDRFFDLLDGVMPELAWLSDSQTLTYLHTTISTHRQQLAVPDVPFHLDALLADSPLTTGLQPRLGDQHLRVLSVRGFPSTTWPGVLDELNRLGFAYRWATRFICLEKDEAERELVRLRRQWFAKRKGVLALLREAIFQQESPLVDNDAANKAGDADAALQELGEDHVAFGYVTTTVTVMDEDAQLADQKLRLVERVIQGRGFVTIAESLNSVEAWLSSIPGNAYANVRQPLISTLNLAHLMPVSAVWAGPVRNEHLDGPPLMITRTAGATPFRLVNHVGDVGHTLVVGPTGMGKSVLLATLALQFRRYAGSQLLMFDMGRSLRAAVLGMGGEHYALSNDAGLAFQPLAHIDQAGHRAWAAEWLAARFLKEGVAINPEQKSALWTALDSLAGAPEAQRTLTGLSVLLQDNNLRQALQPYVLGGAHGQLLDADSDRLGCADVQCFEMEELMHSEAAVAAVLSYLFKRFEHRFDGSPTLLILDEAWLFLDEPLFAARIREWLKTLRKKNVSVIFATQSLADIKDSTIATAIIESCASRIFLPNPQAREPQIRTIYQGFGLNERQIDIVAEATPKREYYYQSRLGNRLFDLDLGPLALAFAASASPAQQREMDRIQQDAQSPDFAEAWLRHCGLDWAGDLFAHHSQVSTEYTS, encoded by the coding sequence ATGATGAATCTCTCCGAATTCCAGCGCCGCCCCGCCCAACTTGCGGACTGGTTACCTTGGGCAGGACTCATAGCCCCTGGCGTCGTATTGAACAAGGACGGCGCGTTTCAACGCACCCTACGTTTTCGTGGCCCCGATATGGACAGCGCTACACAGGGTGAGCTGCTGGCCCTTTCAGCTCGACTGAACAATGCATTGCGCCGGCTTGGATCAGGCTGGGCGCTGTTCATCGACGCTGAGCGACTCGCGGCGAGCGATTACCCACAGAGCGCGTTCCCCGATGCCCTGTCCTGGCTGGTTGACCACGAGCGCCGGGCAGCATTCGAAGCACAAGGCAGCCACTTCGAAAGCGCCTATCACCTGACGCTGCTGTATTTGGCGCCGGAAGAAACGCACTCGCGCGCGGCTGGCTTGTTGTTCGAACGGCAGACTCAGCAGCGTGTTGACTGGCGCGAACAGCTGGCAGGTTTCATCGCCGAGAGCGATCGCTTCTTCGATTTGCTGGACGGCGTGATGCCGGAACTCGCCTGGCTCAGTGACAGCCAGACATTGACTTATCTGCATACGACCATTTCGACACATCGCCAACAACTGGCGGTTCCCGACGTCCCGTTCCACCTTGATGCCTTACTGGCCGACAGCCCCCTGACCACAGGCCTCCAGCCGCGGTTGGGCGATCAGCATCTGCGCGTACTGTCTGTACGCGGTTTTCCATCGACGACCTGGCCTGGGGTGCTCGACGAGTTGAACCGCCTGGGTTTCGCCTATCGATGGGCGACCCGCTTCATCTGTTTGGAAAAGGATGAGGCCGAACGGGAGCTGGTTCGTCTGCGCCGCCAGTGGTTCGCCAAACGCAAAGGGGTCTTGGCGCTGCTGCGTGAAGCCATCTTTCAGCAGGAGAGTCCTCTGGTCGATAACGACGCGGCCAACAAGGCAGGCGATGCTGACGCAGCCTTGCAGGAACTTGGGGAAGACCATGTCGCGTTCGGCTACGTCACCACCACCGTAACGGTCATGGACGAGGACGCTCAGCTCGCGGATCAAAAGCTACGGCTGGTCGAGCGCGTGATTCAGGGTCGCGGCTTCGTGACCATTGCCGAGAGCCTCAATTCGGTTGAGGCCTGGCTGTCATCGATACCCGGCAACGCCTACGCCAATGTCCGGCAACCGCTGATTTCAACGTTGAATCTGGCACACCTGATGCCGGTCTCGGCAGTCTGGGCCGGACCGGTACGTAATGAGCATCTGGATGGGCCGCCACTGATGATCACCCGCACCGCTGGTGCGACGCCCTTCAGGTTGGTAAATCATGTCGGTGATGTGGGCCATACGTTGGTCGTGGGCCCCACCGGCATGGGCAAGTCGGTGCTGTTGGCCACGCTCGCCCTGCAGTTCCGTCGATACGCAGGCTCGCAACTCTTGATGTTCGACATGGGCCGCTCCCTGCGAGCGGCCGTACTGGGCATGGGGGGTGAGCACTACGCGCTGAGCAACGATGCAGGCCTGGCCTTCCAGCCTCTGGCGCATATAGATCAGGCCGGACACCGGGCCTGGGCCGCCGAATGGCTGGCAGCGCGATTTCTCAAAGAAGGCGTCGCCATCAATCCAGAGCAGAAGTCAGCGCTCTGGACAGCGCTGGACAGCTTGGCCGGCGCGCCTGAGGCCCAACGCACGCTGACTGGTCTGTCTGTATTGCTGCAAGACAACAATCTGCGCCAAGCCCTGCAGCCGTACGTCCTTGGCGGAGCCCACGGCCAGCTACTGGACGCGGATAGTGATCGTCTCGGCTGCGCCGATGTGCAGTGCTTTGAGATGGAGGAACTGATGCACAGCGAGGCGGCGGTGGCCGCTGTGCTGAGCTATCTATTCAAGCGGTTCGAGCATCGATTCGACGGCTCGCCAACGCTTCTGATCCTCGACGAAGCCTGGTTGTTTCTTGATGAGCCACTGTTCGCCGCGCGCATTCGTGAGTGGCTCAAGACCCTGCGCAAGAAGAACGTCTCGGTGATCTTCGCGACACAGTCGCTCGCGGATATCAAGGACTCCACTATCGCGACAGCAATCATCGAGAGCTGTGCCAGCCGCATCTTCTTACCGAATCCCCAGGCTCGAGAGCCTCAGATCCGCACCATCTACCAGGGCTTCGGACTTAACGAGCGGCAGATCGACATCGTTGCCGAGGCAACTCCCAAACGTGAGTACTACTACCAGTCCCGCCTGGGCAATCGCTTGTTCGATCTGGATCTGGGCCCCTTAGCGCTGGCCTTCGCTGCCTCTGCCAGCCCGGCACAGCAACGTGAAATGGATCGGATCCAGCAGGACGCCCAGTCCCCGGACTTCGCTGAAGCATGGCTTCGGCATTGCGGCCTGGATTGGGCCGGCGACTTGTTCGCTCATCATTCCCAAGTAAGCACGGAGTACACGTCATGA
- the trbJ gene encoding P-type conjugative transfer protein TrbJ, producing the protein MRCLTRRFQRAALLVTALLGSVSSQAMTVVDPANLIQNTLTAVRTLEMINNQISELQNQSQMLKNQARNLSRLDYNAMDQLAASLANTERLISQAQGLAYEIKRLDQEFSRLYPNQYSADTSSEELALETRERWKKGLDSLQTAMRVQAQVRQNLGQDEATLANLVNQSQSAEGALQASQATNQLLALQAKQSIQSQQLQITQNRAVATELARQAAAQEKARELSRRFMGSGTPYTPHPVQFYR; encoded by the coding sequence ATGAGATGCCTAACCCGCCGTTTTCAACGCGCCGCTCTGCTGGTGACTGCCCTGCTCGGCTCAGTGTCGAGCCAGGCCATGACAGTGGTCGATCCTGCCAACCTGATTCAAAACACACTCACTGCAGTGCGCACGCTGGAGATGATCAACAACCAGATCAGCGAGTTGCAGAATCAGTCCCAGATGCTCAAGAACCAGGCCCGCAATCTGTCACGCCTCGATTACAACGCGATGGATCAGTTGGCTGCGAGCTTGGCCAACACCGAGCGCCTGATCAGCCAGGCACAGGGGCTGGCGTATGAAATTAAACGCCTGGATCAGGAGTTCTCGCGCCTCTACCCAAACCAGTACTCAGCCGACACCAGCAGTGAAGAGCTTGCCCTTGAAACGAGAGAGCGCTGGAAGAAGGGGCTCGACAGTCTTCAGACCGCGATGCGCGTGCAGGCGCAGGTGCGGCAAAATCTTGGGCAGGATGAAGCCACTCTCGCCAATCTCGTGAATCAGAGCCAATCCGCCGAAGGAGCGCTGCAAGCTTCTCAGGCGACCAACCAGTTGCTGGCCCTGCAGGCCAAGCAGTCCATTCAGTCCCAGCAGCTGCAGATCACCCAGAACCGGGCTGTTGCCACCGAGCTTGCACGTCAGGCCGCCGCGCAAGAGAAAGCACGCGAGCTAAGCCGCCGGTTCATGGGGAGCGGGACGCCCTATACCCCTCACCCCGTCCAGTTCTACCGGTAG
- the trbL gene encoding P-type conjugative transfer protein TrbL → MNDVSVIDRFLDVFAQYIDSGFGLLGDEVAFLTLTLVAIDMTLAGLFWAMGGEDVSAKLIRKTLYVGAFAFIIGNFNALAKIVFNSFAGLGLLASGSALSQDEFLQPGRLAATGVEAGAPLLEEISRLSGFPEVFSNIHSILVLFLAWLVVIISFFFLAIQLFVTLIEFKLTTLAGFVLVPFALWNKTAFLAEKVLGNVVASGIKVLVLAVIVGIGTGLFAEFQAVPDEPSIDNALVVMLASLALFGLGIFGPGIATGLVSGAPQLSAGSVAGTALGAAGMAAGAAAVASSVGGAVMAGARMTSGAGRQAMGASNSLTGASASSSAAQLSAGSNLSTATTTQPDWARRLQRRQQLSQAATTVAHTLRGGDGGGSSSGPVVRDPSNS, encoded by the coding sequence ATGAATGACGTCAGCGTGATTGACCGATTTCTCGACGTGTTCGCTCAGTACATCGACTCGGGCTTCGGCCTGCTCGGTGATGAGGTCGCATTTCTTACGCTGACCCTCGTGGCGATCGACATGACGCTGGCGGGACTGTTCTGGGCCATGGGCGGTGAAGACGTAAGCGCCAAATTGATCCGCAAGACGCTCTACGTGGGCGCCTTCGCCTTCATCATCGGCAACTTCAATGCCCTGGCGAAAATCGTCTTCAACTCCTTTGCGGGACTGGGCCTTCTTGCCTCAGGGTCTGCGCTGAGCCAAGACGAGTTCCTGCAACCGGGGCGGCTGGCAGCGACTGGCGTTGAAGCCGGAGCACCGCTGCTGGAGGAGATCAGCCGACTGAGCGGCTTCCCGGAAGTGTTCAGCAATATCCACAGCATCCTGGTGCTGTTCCTGGCGTGGCTGGTGGTCATCATCAGCTTCTTCTTTCTGGCCATTCAGCTGTTCGTCACGCTGATCGAGTTCAAGCTGACCACCCTCGCCGGCTTTGTTCTGGTGCCATTCGCTCTGTGGAACAAGACGGCATTTCTTGCTGAGAAGGTGCTCGGCAACGTAGTCGCCTCCGGCATCAAGGTTCTTGTGCTGGCGGTGATCGTCGGGATCGGTACCGGGTTATTTGCCGAATTTCAGGCTGTCCCCGATGAACCCTCCATCGATAACGCGTTGGTGGTCATGCTCGCTTCGCTTGCGTTGTTCGGCCTGGGTATTTTCGGACCAGGGATTGCCACGGGATTGGTCTCCGGTGCACCACAACTGAGCGCTGGTTCGGTCGCCGGTACCGCACTCGGAGCAGCAGGGATGGCAGCAGGCGCAGCAGCTGTGGCGTCCAGTGTGGGCGGCGCTGTTATGGCAGGCGCTCGAATGACTTCGGGAGCAGGCCGCCAGGCGATGGGGGCTTCGAATTCCCTCACGGGGGCTTCTGCTAGCTCATCGGCGGCGCAGTTGAGTGCTGGTTCCAATTTATCGACAGCTACTACCACTCAGCCTGACTGGGCCAGGCGCCTGCAACGCCGGCAGCAGCTTTCACAGGCAGCTACCACCGTTGCCCACACCCTGCGTGGCGGCGACGGCGGTGGCTCATCATCGGGTCCGGTTGTACGCGACCCATCGAATTCGTGA